A DNA window from Daucus carota subsp. sativus chromosome 3, DH1 v3.0, whole genome shotgun sequence contains the following coding sequences:
- the LOC108213517 gene encoding sesquiterpene synthase 2-like: protein MALLVHSTPNMVPQITRKSAPYHPSIWGNRFLAFNDSSVVKTDLDRKEEEHLQLLKQEVKKMLSAGERSQQELISLIDDIQRLGLSYHFEAEIDTLLQHLKERFGVYYGTKTDDDLHDVALCFRLLRQQGHNVSSDVFYKFKCSNGKFKENLAKDVKGMLSLFEAAHLRVPGENVLDDALEFTTSHLKEHMKSNLGSPLVDLVGRSLKYPLRKSLNRLVARHYISIYHKFDRHNQVLLNMAKTDFNLVEKVHQVELGHITRWWKDLDFAHKLSFARDRLVECYFWISGVYFEPHYAPARIFFTKVISLSSIIDDIYDVYGTIEELQQFTDAIQEWDISCLDKLPEYMRHCYQPLLDIYTEAQEEIAKTGRPSYAVDYAIDACKELTRGYLKEAKWCQVHYTPTFEEYMSTALVTGGIYMLSVSSFVLMGDVATRESFEWMSKDPLIVRASSVICRLTDDIVGHEFEKLRPHIPSSVECFMKQHGVTKDTACHALQKRITNAWMDMNQECLNPTAAPIPLLARVFNMACVINLLYDEYDGYTHSSTATKDIITSILLKTK from the exons ATGGCTCTGCTTGTCCACTCTACTCCAAATATGGTGCCTCAGATTACTCGAAAATCAGCACCTTATCATCCTAGCATCTGGGGAAACAGATTCCTCGCGTTCAATGATTCATCTGTTGTG AAAACTGATCTTGATCGCAAAGAGGAAGAGCATCTTCAACTGCTAAAACAAGAAGTGAAGAAAATGCTAAGTGCAGGGGAAAGATCTCAACAAGAGTTAATCAGCCTGATTGACGATATTCAAAGGCTGGGTTTGTCTTACCACTTTGAAGCGGAGATAGACACATTATTGCAGCACTTGAAGGAAAGGTTTGGTGTATATTATGGCACCAAAACTGATGATGACCTGCATGATGTTGCTCTATGTTTCCGGCTACTAAGACAGCAAGGCCATAATGTCTCTTCTG ATGTATTCTACAAATTCAAGTGCAGCAACGGCAAGTTCAAAGAGAACTTGGCTAAGGACGTGAAAGGAATGCTAAGCTTGTTTGAAGCAGCCCATCTGAGAGTGCCTGGGGAAAATGTACTAGATGATGCTCTAGAATTTACCACCTCTCACCTCAAGGAACATATGAAATCCAACTTAGGGAGTCCATTAGTAGATCTTGTTGGTCGTTCACTAAAGTATCCTCTTCGGAAGAGTTTAAACAGGCTTGTGGCAAGGCACTACATCTCAATCTACCACAAATTTGATAGGCATAATCAAGTGCTGCTAAATATGGCAAAAACTGACTTTAACCTGGTGGAGAAGGTGCATCAAGTGGAGCTGGGTCATATTACAAG GTGGTGGAAGGATTTAGATTTTGCACATAAGCTTTCATTCGCAAGAGACAGATTGGTGGAATGCTACTTTTGGATATCGGGGGTGTACTTTGAGCCGCATTATGCCCCTGCTCGAATATTTTTTACCAAAGTGATTTCTTTATCATCCATAATTGATGACATATATGATGTCTATGGAACCATTGAAGAACTTCAGCAGTTCACTGATGCAATACAAGA ATGGGATATCAGTTGCTTAGATAAGCTGCCGGAGTACATGAGACACTGTTATCAACCTCTACTGGATATTTACACTGAAGCGCAAGAAGAGATTGCAAAGACGGGAAGGCCATCATACGCCGTTGATTATGCAATAGATGCT TGTAAAGAGTTGACAAGAGGATATTTGAAAGAAGCTAAATGGTGTCAAGTCCACTACACTCCTACCTTTGAAGAGTACATGAGTACTGCGCTTGTAACTGGGGGGATTTACATGTTATCGGTCTCAAGCTTCGTGCTGATGGGTGATGTGGCAACTAGGGAATCATTCGAGTGGATGTCAAAAGATCCCTTAATTGTTAGAGCATCCTCTGTGATATGCAGACTCACTGATGACATTGTGGGACATGAG TTTGAAAAGCTGAGACCACATATACCGTCATCTGTTGAGTGTTTTATGAAACAACACGGAGTTACGAAAGATACGGCTTGTCATGCACTGCAGAAACGCATCACAAATGCGTGGATGGATATGAATCAGGAATGTCTAAATCCAACGGCAGCTCCGATCCCGTTGCTCGCAAGAGTTTTTAATATGGCATGTGTGATCAATCTTCTTTATGATGAATATGACGGATACACGCATTCATCAACTGCGACAAAAGACATAATCACCTCCATCCTGCTAAAGACAAAATGA